A window from Acinonyx jubatus isolate Ajub_Pintada_27869175 chromosome E1, VMU_Ajub_asm_v1.0, whole genome shotgun sequence encodes these proteins:
- the KRT12 gene encoding keratin, type I cytoskeletal 12 isoform X1, whose translation MSLSVRTSGLSRRPSSQSGTSGRARGTSASIVGSGYGGSTFGFGDSYGGGFSSASMFGSSSGFGGGSGISFAGGLGSAYGGALGGGSGALGGGFGSLGSGFGGLGGGFGGLGIGFGGSPGGGPGGILSGNDGGLLSGSEKETMQNLNDRLASYLDKVRALEEANTELENKIREWYETRGSGTGDPRSQSDYSKYYPLIEDLRNKIISATIGNAQLILQIDNARLAAEDFRMKYENELALRVSVEADTNGLRRVLDELTLARADLEMQIENLKEELAYLKKNHEEELQTFLAGGPGQVSVEMDAAPGLDLTRLLNDMRAQYEAIAEQNRKDAEAWFVEKSGELRKEISINTEQLQSSKSEVTDLRRAVQNLEIELQSQLATVGRARAVSFHDFQRKRAIHIRKATGGPPSSLQSPPPFCLCHFPPTVQKKSLEDSLAEVEGDYCGQLSQVQQLIGSLEEQLLQVRADAERQNADHQRLLNAKARLELEIETYRRLLDGEAQGDGFDESLYVTDSKSQTQSIDSSKDPTKSRKIKTIVQEVVNGEVVSSQVQEELI comes from the exons ATGTCCCTCTCAGTGCGCACCTCTGGGCTCTCCCGGCGGCCATCTTCCCAGAGTGGGACATCCGGCAGAGCCAGGGGCACGTCCGCTTCCATCGTTGGAAGTGGCTATGGGGGGAGCACCTTTGGCTTTGGAGACAGCTATGGGGGAggcttttcttctgcttccatgTTTGGTTCTAGTTCTGGCTTTGGTGGTGGCTCTGGAATTTCCTTTGCAGGAGGACTGGGCAGTGCTTATGGGGGAGCCCTGGGAGGTGGTTCTGGAGCCCTGGGAGGTGGCTTTGGAAGCCTAGGAAGTGGCTTTGGAGGCCTGGGAGGTGGCTTTGGAGGCCTGGGAATTGGATTTGGAGGAAGCCCCGGAGGTGGCCCTGGAGGCATTCTCTCTGGCAATGATGGAGGCCTTCTTTCTGgatcagaaaaggaaaccatgcAAAATCTTAATGACAGATTGGCCTCCTACCTGGATAAGGTTCGAGCTCTAGAAGAGGCTAATACTGAGCTAGAAAACAAAATTCGAGAATGGTATGAAACACGAGGATCTGGGACTGGAGACCCCAGGTCCCAGAGTGATTACAGTAAATATTATCCATTGATCGAAGACCTCAGGAATAAG ATCATTTCTGCCACCATTGGAAATGCCCAGCTCATCCTGCAGATTGACAACGCGAGACTGGCTGCCGAAGACTTCAGAATGAA GTATGAGAATGAGCTGGCCCTGCGGGTGAGTGTGGAGGCCGACACCAACGGCCTGCGCAGGGTGCTGGACGAGCTGACCCTGGCCAGGGCCGACCTGGAGATGCAGATCGAGAACCTCAAGGAGGAGCTGGCCTACCTGAAGAAGAATCATGAAGAG GAGCTCCAAACCTTCCTGGCAGGCGGCCCGGGGCAGGTCAGCGTGGAAATGGACGCTGCTCCGGGGCTGGACCTCACCAGGCTCCTCAACGACATGAGGGCGCAGTATGAAGCCATCGCTGAGCAGAATCGTAAGGACGCGGAGGCCTGGTTCGTTGAAAAG AGCGGGGAGCTAAGGAAGGAGATCAGCATCAACACGGAGCAGCTTCAGTCCAGCAAGAGCGAGGTCACCGACCTGAGGCGCGCAGTTCAAAACCTGGAGATCGAGCTCCAGTCCCAGCTGGCCACGGTAGGGCGCGCCCGCGCAGTATCTTTTCATGACTTCCAAAGAAAACGTGCCATCCACATTAGGAAGGCCACCGGCGGGCCGCCTTCCTCACTTCAGTCCCCTCCACCGTTCTGTctgtgccatttccctcccaccGTGCAGAAGAAATCCCTGGAGGACTCGCTGGCGGAAGTGGAGGGCGACTACTGCGGCCAGCTGTCGCAGGTGCAGCAGCTCATCGGCAGCCTGGAGGAGCAGCTCCTCCAGGTGCGCGCCGACGCCGAGCGCCAGAACGCCGACCACCAGCGGCTGCTGAACGCCAAGGCCCGCCTGGAGCTGGAGATCGAGACCTACCGCCGCCTGCTGGACGGCGAGGCCCAAGG CGACGGTTTTGATGAAAGTTTATATGTGACAGACTCCAAATCTCAAACACAGTCGATCGATTCCTCTAAAG atCCAACCAAATCCCGGAAAATCAAGACAATTGTGCAGGAAGTGGTGAATGGTGAAGTGGTCTCATCTCAAGTTCAGGAAGaactaatataa
- the KRT12 gene encoding keratin, type I cytoskeletal 12 isoform X2, which translates to MSLSVRTSGLSRRPSSQSGTSGRARGTSASIVGSGYGGSTFGFGDSYGGGFSSASMFGSSSGFGGGSGISFAGGLGSAYGGALGGGSGALGGGFGSLGSGFGGLGGGFGGLGIGFGGSPGGGPGGILSGNDGGLLSGSEKETMQNLNDRLASYLDKVRALEEANTELENKIREWYETRGSGTGDPRSQSDYSKYYPLIEDLRNKIISATIGNAQLILQIDNARLAAEDFRMKYENELALRVSVEADTNGLRRVLDELTLARADLEMQIENLKEELAYLKKNHEEELQTFLAGGPGQVSVEMDAAPGLDLTRLLNDMRAQYEAIAEQNRKDAEAWFVEKSGELRKEISINTEQLQSSKSEVTDLRRAVQNLEIELQSQLATKKSLEDSLAEVEGDYCGQLSQVQQLIGSLEEQLLQVRADAERQNADHQRLLNAKARLELEIETYRRLLDGEAQGDGFDESLYVTDSKSQTQSIDSSKDPTKSRKIKTIVQEVVNGEVVSSQVQEELI; encoded by the exons ATGTCCCTCTCAGTGCGCACCTCTGGGCTCTCCCGGCGGCCATCTTCCCAGAGTGGGACATCCGGCAGAGCCAGGGGCACGTCCGCTTCCATCGTTGGAAGTGGCTATGGGGGGAGCACCTTTGGCTTTGGAGACAGCTATGGGGGAggcttttcttctgcttccatgTTTGGTTCTAGTTCTGGCTTTGGTGGTGGCTCTGGAATTTCCTTTGCAGGAGGACTGGGCAGTGCTTATGGGGGAGCCCTGGGAGGTGGTTCTGGAGCCCTGGGAGGTGGCTTTGGAAGCCTAGGAAGTGGCTTTGGAGGCCTGGGAGGTGGCTTTGGAGGCCTGGGAATTGGATTTGGAGGAAGCCCCGGAGGTGGCCCTGGAGGCATTCTCTCTGGCAATGATGGAGGCCTTCTTTCTGgatcagaaaaggaaaccatgcAAAATCTTAATGACAGATTGGCCTCCTACCTGGATAAGGTTCGAGCTCTAGAAGAGGCTAATACTGAGCTAGAAAACAAAATTCGAGAATGGTATGAAACACGAGGATCTGGGACTGGAGACCCCAGGTCCCAGAGTGATTACAGTAAATATTATCCATTGATCGAAGACCTCAGGAATAAG ATCATTTCTGCCACCATTGGAAATGCCCAGCTCATCCTGCAGATTGACAACGCGAGACTGGCTGCCGAAGACTTCAGAATGAA GTATGAGAATGAGCTGGCCCTGCGGGTGAGTGTGGAGGCCGACACCAACGGCCTGCGCAGGGTGCTGGACGAGCTGACCCTGGCCAGGGCCGACCTGGAGATGCAGATCGAGAACCTCAAGGAGGAGCTGGCCTACCTGAAGAAGAATCATGAAGAG GAGCTCCAAACCTTCCTGGCAGGCGGCCCGGGGCAGGTCAGCGTGGAAATGGACGCTGCTCCGGGGCTGGACCTCACCAGGCTCCTCAACGACATGAGGGCGCAGTATGAAGCCATCGCTGAGCAGAATCGTAAGGACGCGGAGGCCTGGTTCGTTGAAAAG AGCGGGGAGCTAAGGAAGGAGATCAGCATCAACACGGAGCAGCTTCAGTCCAGCAAGAGCGAGGTCACCGACCTGAGGCGCGCAGTTCAAAACCTGGAGATCGAGCTCCAGTCCCAGCTGGCCACG AAGAAATCCCTGGAGGACTCGCTGGCGGAAGTGGAGGGCGACTACTGCGGCCAGCTGTCGCAGGTGCAGCAGCTCATCGGCAGCCTGGAGGAGCAGCTCCTCCAGGTGCGCGCCGACGCCGAGCGCCAGAACGCCGACCACCAGCGGCTGCTGAACGCCAAGGCCCGCCTGGAGCTGGAGATCGAGACCTACCGCCGCCTGCTGGACGGCGAGGCCCAAGG CGACGGTTTTGATGAAAGTTTATATGTGACAGACTCCAAATCTCAAACACAGTCGATCGATTCCTCTAAAG atCCAACCAAATCCCGGAAAATCAAGACAATTGTGCAGGAAGTGGTGAATGGTGAAGTGGTCTCATCTCAAGTTCAGGAAGaactaatataa